The genomic segment TCGGGAAGGTGTCGAGCATGTGGAGCAGGACGGGCACGGCCACGTTGTACGGGAGGTTCGCGACGAGCGCGGTGGGCGCGGGGCCCGGCAGCTCGCTGACGAGCATCGCGTCGCTGTGCACGAGCCCGAAGGACGCGATCTTCTCCGGGAGGCGGGCCTGCACGGTGGCGGGCAGCGCCTCGGCGAGCACGTCGTCGATCTCCACGGCGGTGACGTGGGCGGCGGTCTCCAGGAGCGCGAGGGTCAGCGACCCGAGGCCGGGCCCGACCTCGACGACGACGTCGTCCGGGCGGACCTCCGCGGTGCGGACGATGCGCCGTACGGTGTTGGCGTCGATGACGAAGTTCTGGCCGCGCTGCTTGGTCGGGCGTACGCCCAGGGCAGCGGCCAGCTCGCGGATGTCGGCGGGGCCGAGGAGGGCGCCTTGCTCAGTGCTCACCGCACCAGGTTAAGGGGCCCCGGCCCCCTGCCCGGCCCGCGGCCGCCGCGCCCGCCCTACAGCCTGCTGCCGCAGTGGGGCCAGGGGCTCGCGCCTCGCTGTACGTAGAGCTTCTTCGCCCGGAACGTCTGTTCCGCCGCGGGGGCGTCCTGGGGGCGGCCCGAGCCGCCGAGGCCCTGCCAGGTCCGCGTGTCGAACTGGTACAGGCCGCCGTACGTCCCCGACGGGTCCACCGCGCCGGGCCGTCCGCCCGACTCGCAGTGCGCGAGCCCGCCCCAGTTGAGGTCGTCCGCCCCGGCCACCGACATCGGCATCTGCTTCGTGCCGACCTTGATCACCCGCTTCCGCGGCTCCCGCACCACCTCGGAAGCGACCCGCTTCGGCTTCTGCTTGACGCCGTTGACCGTGCGCACCGTGTACGTGACCCGTCTGACACCCGTCTGCCCCGCGTGCGCCACGACCTCCGTGCCCCGGAAGAGCGTCGGGTCCTCGGTCCGCTCCACGTCGAACGGGATCTGCTCCTCCCGGACCTCCCGCGTGCCCGTGATCCGCATGACCGTCACCGTCTGGCCGTCGCGCGGGAAGCTGTCGGGATCGACCGACGTCGTGTCCTGGCCGCGCAGGGTCACCCCGGACTCGGCGACCGCTTCCCGTACCGTCGCCGCGTTCGTGCGGATCGTCCGCTCCCGGCCGTCCGCCATGATCGTGACGGTGCGTTCCGTGCGGACGTCGAGGGCGAGGCCGTCGCGCCCGATGCGGCTGCTGCGCGACGCCGACAGGTGCGCGCCCTCCGCGCGCACCCCGAGCTGCCGCAGCGCCCCGTCCACCGTGCGCGCCGTGGTCCACACCCGGCGGCGCTCCCCGTCGAGGGTGAGGTGGACGGGCCGGCCGTAGCGGACGGCGATCTCGTCGCCGCTGGCCAGGGCCGTGGTCGACGCGGGCGCGACGATGTCGTGGTCGCCGACGTCCACGCCCTCGTCGGCGAGGAGTTCACCGACGTCGTCCGCGAAGGTGTGCAGGGTGCGGGGCTTGCCGTCGACGATGAGCTGCACGGCCTTGTCGTTGGCGACGAACGCGGACGTGCCGCCGGCGAGGAACGCGACGACGAGAGCCTGCGGGACGAGCCGCCGCATCGCATCGGGCCCGGCCCCGATACCGGCTACGGCTCCGGTGCGTTCAGGAGCTCGCGAGGTCCGTTCAGGAGCTCGCGCGGACTTCCTGCCCCGCCCGCCCCGCCGCATCGCGGCCCGCCCGGGAGCGGGCACCACGGGCTGGGGCGCCACGGTCTCGGGCGCCACGGGCTCGGGCTCGTACGTGCGTTCCGGTGCGAGCGGCGCGCCGTCCAGCGTCTCCTCGTACGCCACCTGGTAGGAGTACGACGTCTCCTGCCACACCTCGTAGGCGGGCTCGTACGACGGCGGGCCGTACTGCGGCGCGTACGTCGTCTCGTACGTCTCGTACTGCGAGTTGCTCACGATGACGCTCCAGGGGTCCGTACCGGGGCGGACAGAACCTAGCGGAGCTCTCGTCACTCTCCAAAGCAGGGCCGCTACGCTGTGTCGCCGCGTTGACCTGAGCTGCCCCTGCCGGAGGCGCGGACCGTTATCGGTCAGTAAGCAAACGCGCGTGCCGTGTTCGCCGAGACCGCCGTGGCCATGGCGTCCTCGTCGATACCGCGGATTTCGGCCATGGCGCGCACCGTGACCGGAATGAGATACGGGGCGTTGGGCCGTCCGCGGTACGGGGCGGGCGTCAGGAACGGCGCGTCGGTCTCCACGAGGACCAGGTCGAGCGGGGCGACGGCCAGCGCGTCGCGCAGCCCCTGCGCGTTCTTGAAGGTGACGTTGCCCGCGAAGGACATGAAGTAGCCGTGCTCGGCGCAGATACGGGCCATGTCGGCGTCGCCGGAGTAGCAGTGGAAGACGGTGCGCTCGGGGGCGCCCTCCTCCTTCAGAACGCGTAGCACGTCCTCGTGGGCCTCGCGATCGTGGATGACCAGCGCCTTGCCGTGCCGCTTGGCGATCTCGATGTGCGCGCGGAACGAACGCTCCTGGGCCGCCATGCCCTCGGGGCCCGTGCGGAAGTAGTCGAGGCCGGTCTCGCCGACGCCGAGCACGTGCGGCAGGGCGGCGAGCCGGTCGATCTCGGCGAGCGCCTCGTCGAGTGCGCTGTCACCGCCGGGTTCGCGGGCGCCCTGCCGGGACCAGCCGTCGGGGTCGCCGAGGACGATGCGGGGCGCTTCGTTCGGGTGGAGGGCGACGGTGGCGTGCACGCTGTCGTGCGCGGCGGCGGTCTCGGCCGCCCACCGCGAACCACGTACGTCGCAGCCCACCTGGACCACCGTCGTCACGCCGACCGACGCGGCCTTGGCGAGACCCTCCTCCACGGTGCCCGACTGCATGTCGAGGTGGGTGTGGGAGTCGGCGACCGCCACCCGGAGCGGTTCGGGCAGGGGCGGCGGTACGTCGGCGTTCTTCGAAGGCATGCCTCGATCCTACGAAGAAGAGCAGCCGGCCGGATGGGCCCCTTCTTACAGAAGAGCCACGCCGGTCCGGACCGGGCCTACTGCGCCCTACGGTGCTGGAAAGGGTGCAGCAGGTCGGACAGGTGCCAGTGGTGGCGTTCCGCGCCGTCACCCTCGCCGGCCCCGGCGGCGCCCGGCTCGACCGCGTCCACAGGACCCGCCGGCTTCCCAACACCCTTGGCCGTCCCCGCGTGCTGCCGCCGCATCATGTCGAGCACGGAGGACACCTGGCCGGCACGCATGATCCGCACGACGTGGCCGCCGCAGTTCAGGCACGTGGGCCGGGTCAGCGGCGACGGCACGCGCGCGCCCTCCGCCTTGTACAGCACGAACTCCTGCCCCTTGGCGTCCACGTGGTGCTCTATCTCGTAGGACTGCTCCCAGCCGTGCCCGCACCGCATGCAGGCGAAGGCGTACGACTCGTGAACGACATTCAGCGCCGTGGTGGGGTGGCCGGTGTCTGCGATCTCACTCATGCCAGCTGCTCCTCTTGCCCGAGGGACAAGCACTCCCGGCGTCGGGGAAGGCCCCGGCCGGAAGCGTGGGGACGGGTGCGTCCCTTCAACCAGTGGACGCCTTTCCGGGAGCGAGCGCATCAGACCTGTCGAGCATTGG from the Streptomyces venezuelae genome contains:
- a CDS encoding TatD family hydrolase; amino-acid sequence: MPSKNADVPPPLPEPLRVAVADSHTHLDMQSGTVEEGLAKAASVGVTTVVQVGCDVRGSRWAAETAAAHDSVHATVALHPNEAPRIVLGDPDGWSRQGAREPGGDSALDEALAEIDRLAALPHVLGVGETGLDYFRTGPEGMAAQERSFRAHIEIAKRHGKALVIHDREAHEDVLRVLKEEGAPERTVFHCYSGDADMARICAEHGYFMSFAGNVTFKNAQGLRDALAVAPLDLVLVETDAPFLTPAPYRGRPNAPYLIPVTVRAMAEIRGIDEDAMATAVSANTARAFAY
- a CDS encoding resuscitation-promoting factor, whose amino-acid sequence is MSNSQYETYETTYAPQYGPPSYEPAYEVWQETSYSYQVAYEETLDGAPLAPERTYEPEPVAPETVAPQPVVPAPGRAAMRRGGRGRKSARAPERTSRAPERTGAVAGIGAGPDAMRRLVPQALVVAFLAGGTSAFVANDKAVQLIVDGKPRTLHTFADDVGELLADEGVDVGDHDIVAPASTTALASGDEIAVRYGRPVHLTLDGERRRVWTTARTVDGALRQLGVRAEGAHLSASRSSRIGRDGLALDVRTERTVTIMADGRERTIRTNAATVREAVAESGVTLRGQDTTSVDPDSFPRDGQTVTVMRITGTREVREEQIPFDVERTEDPTLFRGTEVVAHAGQTGVRRVTYTVRTVNGVKQKPKRVASEVVREPRKRVIKVGTKQMPMSVAGADDLNWGGLAHCESGGRPGAVDPSGTYGGLYQFDTRTWQGLGGSGRPQDAPAAEQTFRAKKLYVQRGASPWPHCGSRL
- the rsmA gene encoding 16S rRNA (adenine(1518)-N(6)/adenine(1519)-N(6))-dimethyltransferase RsmA — encoded protein: MSTEQGALLGPADIRELAAALGVRPTKQRGQNFVIDANTVRRIVRTAEVRPDDVVVEVGPGLGSLTLALLETAAHVTAVEIDDVLAEALPATVQARLPEKIASFGLVHSDAMLVSELPGPAPTALVANLPYNVAVPVLLHMLDTFPTIERTLVMVQAEVADRLAAGPGSRVYGVPSVKANWYAEVKRAGSIGRNVFWPAPNVDSGLVSLVRRAEPIKTSASKREVFAVVDAAFAQRRKTLRAALAGWAGSAAAAEAALVAAGVSPQARGEALTVEEFARIAEHKEAGA